The Blastocatellia bacterium genomic sequence GACCTCTCCGCCTCACGCCTGACCGGGCCGCTTATTGAAACCGGGGACGACGATTCGGGCACGAGCCTGGGCCGCTTAAAGTGGGCCGCCGAGGCCATGAGTTTTTGCAACGATGTCCGCGCGGTGAAAGCGACCGCAGAACTCCCCATCCTCATACTCTCTAAAAGCCAGCGCGCCCAGGACAAGGTCGCGTGCCTCAACAACGGCGCGAGCGCCTACATAGTTAAGCCCTACCAGAGGGGCGAGCTCCTCTCTTCGGTAAGGCTGCACCTGCGCGCGTGGCGGAACGAGCGCGAGCGCACGGAGCGGTTCGAGCAACTCAACGTCTTGCACGCCGTCTCGTCGGTCCTCAGCAGCTCGCTTGAGCCCGACGTCTTAGTCCAGGCGACGCTCTCGGTGCTAGTCAAAAACCTCAGCGTAGACGCGGGCGTCGGCTATCTGCGCTCGGCCGGTAACCAGGCCGTGGCCGTAGTCGCCTCGGAGGGGTTCAGCGCGACCGAGGAGTGCGTGAGCAGCCTGCTCGATCTCTATTCGCGCACCGCGCCGCTGATGGACGACAAACACCTGCTGCTTGAGCCGCTGCCGCCGTCCGCGCGCAGAGGGCTGGCGGGAGAGATCCTGAATGACGTCCGCAGCATGGTCTGCGCGCCCGTCGGGCTGAAGGGCAAGACGATTGGCGCGATCTGCCTGTTCACTCGCAATCAAAACTCGCTGCCGCGCCAGCAGGCCGAACTGCTGGCAACGATCTGCAACCAGTTGAGCGTCGCGCTCGAAAACGCGAGGCTCTACGTCGAGACGAAAAAGAGCGCGGCCCAGTTGTCGTTCGTCTACAACCTGGGTAACAACCTGATGACCTCGCTTGAGATGGACGAGCTCCTCGGCTACGCGGTCTTCACCGTGGGTAAGAGCCTTGAGTGCGACGTGTGCGCCGTCGTGGTGCGTGCGAACTCGGAAGACGAGGAGCCAGTCTCGGCCATCTACTCGCGGCTTCACGGCGAGGACCACGGGTCCGACGACTGGTACAACGCCGAGAGGGTGAGGGCGTACCTCGACCGGGCCGACTTCGCCATCCAGTCGGCGATCGAGACGCGCGTGGCGGAGCGATTCCTGACGAACCCGCGCATCTCGATAGAGACGGTCGTGCCGCTGATGTTCGACGACCGGCTGATGGGGCTGCTCATCTGCGCAAGCCGCAAACCTCGCTCGATCAACTCCGACGACCAGAAGCTGCTGGGCGCGGTCGCTCAACAACTGAGCCTCGCCATACGCAATACGGAGCTTTATCAGCGCACGAAAGACACTTCGATCAACCTGGCCGTCGAAGTGTCGCGCCGCACCCGCGAGATCGAGGAGCAGAAGCGGTTCACGGAAAAGATAATTGACTCGCTGCCCGTCTCGCTCTACGTCGTAGACCGCGACATGCGCATAGTCGCCTGGAACCGCAACCGCGAGGTCGGCGGGCAGGGCATGAGCCGCGACGCGGTGCTGGGCCGGAACGTCTTTCACGTGCTGGCCCGCCAGCCGCGCCGCATACTCGAAGACGAGTTCACAGAGGTCTTTCGGTCAGGCGACATGGTGCGGGTCGAGCAAGAGTCCTGGATCGATAATCAGAAGAAGACCTGGAAGATCAGCAAGATTCCGATGCGCGTCGATAACTGCGAGGTGACTCACGTCATCACGGTCGGGGAGGACGTGACGGACCAGAAGAAGATGAACGAGGCGGTCATCCACGCCGAAAAACTCGCCTCGATCGGGCGACTGGCGGCCGGGGTCGTCCACGAGTTGAATAACCCGCTCGCGACCATAGCGGCCTGCGCCGAGGCGCTGAACGTCCGCGTCGAAGAGATCGAGAGCCAGGGGTTGAGCCAGGACTTCGGCGAGTACCTTCAGATCATAAGGGACGAGGCCTTCCGCTGTAAGACGATCACAAACAGCCTGCTGGAATTCTCGCACCAGCGCCAGGCCGAAAAGCATTCGAGCGACATAAACCAGATCATAGAGCGGACCTTGCACCTGGTTAAGCACCACCCGAAGATCGGCAACATGCATGTCGTCAAGGAGCTGGACGCCAGGCTCCCGCTCGTCTACGTAAACGAGGGGCAGATGAAGCAGGTGTTCATCGCACTGATCTCAAACGCCTACGACGCCATGGAGCACGGCGGGCGCATCACGATCCGCACGCGCTGGCAGGACTGCGAGAACGAGCGGGCCGTAGCCGTCGAATTCGAGGACTCGGGCTGCGGCATCCCGGCCTCGCACCTGCAAAAGATTTTCGACCCGTTCTTTACCACCAAGCCGCTCGGCCGGGGCACGGGGCTGGGGCTTTCGGTCTGCTACGGCATAGTCTCGGAGCACGGCGGGAAGATGGAGGTCGATTCGACCGAAGGCGTCGGCTCCACGTTCAGAGTTTTGCTGCCCGTCTCGCCCGAGGTTCAATCAGAACAAGCTCCTAAAGTAGTTACAGACCCCATACTAGAAATGGAGAGTACATTGTGAGTTCAAACGCTAGCATCAAACTTTTGATCGCAGAGGACGAAAAGAACCTGGGGATCGTCCTCCAGAAGGAGCTTCAACGGCTCGGCCATCAAGTGACGCTCGTCCACGACGGCGAGGCGGCCTTGAGGGCGGCGCGCGAGTCCGAGTTCGACGTCGCGCTGCTCGACATAATGATGCCCGTCATAGGGGGCATCGAGGTGCTGCGCGAGCTGCGCCAGCAGGAGCAGCCGCCCGAAGTGCTGATGATGACCGGCCACGCGACCGTCGAAACGGCGCTGCAAGCCATGAAGCTCGGCGCTTACGACTACCTCACCAAGCCCTGCCATATCCGCGAGCTTGAGGCCATCATCAACAAGGCCTACGAGAAGCGCCAGTTGCGCCAGGAGAACCTGATCCTGCAATCGCGGCTCACCTACAAAGAGAAAGCGCCCGACATTGTCGTCAAGAGCCAGCGGATGATCGAGATCATGTCGGTGGTACGCAAGGTCGCCGCGTCCAACGCTTTCGTCCTGGTCACCGGCGAATCGGGCACCGGCAAAGAGATCGTCGCCAACACCGTGCATAACTTCTCGCCGCGCCGCAATGGCCCGTTCATCGATATTAGCTGCGCCGCGATTCAAGAGACATTGCTGGAATCCGAGCTTTTCGGCTACGAGTCGGGGGCCTTCACCGGCGCGCGGCAACGCAAGCTCGGCTTGTTAGAGCTGGCGCACGGCGGCACCCTCTTCCTTGATGAGATCGGCGAGATGAACCTCACCCTGCAAGCGAAGTTACTGCGGGTGCTTGAGACTCAGACCTTCTTCCGCGTCGGCGGCACCAAGAAGGTGAGCGTTGACGTGCGCTTCATCGCCGCGACGAATCGCAATCTCGATGAGTATGTCGCTGAAGGCAAGTTCCGCGGCGACCTGCTCTTCCGCATCAACAATTTCATGATCCACCTGCCGCCGCTGCGCGAGCGTCCGGAGGACATCTCTTCACTGGCCGAGCATTTCCTGGCGCGCACCACGGGCGGGCGCGGCGTCAGCATCATGGACGACGCGATGGAGCTGCTGAACAATTATCACTGGCCGGGCAACGTCCGCGAGCTGCGCAATGTCATCGAGCGCGCCGTGATCCTTTCGGGCAGCGACATCATCACGCCGGACGACTTGCCCTTGGAATTGCGCGCCCATCGCCCGATGTTACTAGAGAGCGAAGACCTCGGACTCGGCGCCGGCGGCAGCCTCGACGAGCTGCGCCGCAAGCAGATTCTCACGGTGCTGGAACAGACAGGCTGGCACCAGGGGCGCGCCTCCGAGATACTCGGCATCTCGCCCAGCACGCTTTACCGGCAGTTGAAGTCTTACGGGCTGACGCGCTCGCGCCGCCTCACCACTTGAGACGGAGGGACGCGGGAAGCGTGACGCGGGGACACGGAGACGCGGCGACGCGGTGAGGGAAAAAAGACAGAGGCTAATAGCTGGTCTTCCCTTCTCCGCGTCGCCGCGTCTCCGTGTCCCCGCGTCGGTTTTCTCCCTCGCCGCCTCCCCTCGTCGGCTTTCCCTTCCCACCCTGTTGCGCACCGCCTCTCCGATTCGCTAATCTTTTACCCAGACAGATCATGATGTGGAAGGATGAATCATGGATGAAGTGAATCGCAGCGCCGCTTTTAGCAGACCGACTGCTCCCTTGAACGCCCCGCCCGTTCGTCAGCCGAGAAGCAAGAAGCTAACTATTGTTGGGCTGACTCTGGGCATCGGATTACTCGTCGTCGTTGTGGGCATCCTGCAAGCCAGAGGGCACCGCGGCGCAGGGAAGCCGCCGGAGCTGCCGCCTTCGCTGGCCGCCGTTTCAAACAACGCGCCTTCGCCCACGGAGCTGTCGCGTTCGTTCCGCGAAGTCATCCGCACCGTCAAAGATGCCGTCGTCTTCATCAACGTGGTCGAGACCGTCAGTCAAGCGGATGCCCCGGAGAATTTCTTCGGGCTGCCGATGCCTAAGGGTCAACAGCAGCGCGAAGGCGCTGGCTCAGGCTTCATCGCCACCGAGGACGGTTACATCCTGACGAATAATCATGTCATTCGCAACGCTTCAAAGATCGAAGTGACGCTGGCCGATGGGCGGCGGTTCAAAGCCGATGTCGTCGGCAAAGACGCGGCGACAGACATTGCCGTCATCCACATCAACACCAGCGGCTTGCCGGTCGCGCGTCTGGGCAACAGCGACGAGGTTCAGCAAGGCGACTGGGTGTTGGCCCTCGGCAGCCCCTTCGGCTTGCAACAGACGATCACCGCCGGCATTGTCAGCGCCACCGGGCGCGAGCTCGGCGCTTCGCAATATAACAAGTACATTCAAACCGACGCGCCGATCAATCCCGGTAATTCGGGCGGCCCGCTGGTCAACATGCAGGGCGAAGTCATCGGCGTCAACACGTTGATCTTTACCGGTGGACAGTCATTCTTCGGCCAGGGCGGCAACATCGGCATCGGCTTCGCTATCGGCGCAAACGCCGTTCGCGATGTCTTCGGCAAGCTGGTCACTTCGGGCAAGGTGAGCCGGGGTTATCTCGGCGTGCAAGTCGTGCCGCTTGACGAAGCGCGCGCCCATGCCGCGGGGCTTGAGCCGGGCAGCGCCGTTTTCGTCAGCGGCGTGCCTGACCCGAACAGTCCCGCGGGCAAGGCCGGCATTCGCGCCGGTGACGTCATCACTGCCTTTAATGGCCAGAAGGTGAAAGCGCCGCGCGAGTTGACCGACCTGGTGGCGGCGACGCCCGTCGGCACGAAGGCGCGCGTCGAGTATCTACGCGATGGTCAAGCGCAGAGCGCGGCCGTCGAGCTGGTCGAGCGGCCTGATGATCTGACGGCTCGGCAGTCGAACCCCGATAACGACAATAATGACGACGATCAACCGCAAGGCGAGCAGCCGAAGGGCCGCCTCGGCGTATTCGCGCAAACCGTGACGCCGGATATCGCTAGCCGTTTAAATCTCAAAACGCAGTCGGGCGCGATTGTGATGCAGGTCGCGCCGGGCAGCGCCGCCGAACGCGCAGGCATCCTTCACGGCGATGTCATTCACAAGGTGGATCGCACGGAGATCACCAGCGTTGAAGAGCTTTCCAAGGCGGTGTCGGAACTCAAGCCAGGGCAGTATCAGATCGAGGTTGAGCGCAAAGGCAAGATGGTCTACCCCTTGGTCACTATCGAATGAGGGATAGCCACAAAAGCGCCAGGACACTAAGAATCTCCATTCGCTTTCTGTTTCTTAGTGTCCTGGCGCTTTTGTGGCATCGCTTACCAAATCCGCAAACGACTCCAGATCAAATCGCCAGCCCGCCGTCTGCCTGGATCACCTGGCCAGTGATGTAGCGCGCATCTTCCGAAAGCAGGAACGCCGCCACCCGCGCCACTTCGCCAGCCGAGCCATACCGGCCAAGCGGTATCTGTTCGAGCATCTTCTGTTTGTACTCTTCGGCCAAGCCCACTGTCATATCGGTTTCGATCAGGCCGAGCGCCAGCGCATTCACCGTGACGCTGCGCCGTGCAACCTCTTTGGCCAGCGCTTTGGTAAAGCCGATCAAGCCCGCCTTAGATGCCGAATAGTTCGTCTGCCCGGCCATGCCGACGACGCCGCTGATTGAAGAGATGTTCAAGATCGCGCCACGCCGTTGGCGCACCATAATGGCGACCGCCGGCTTCGTCACGTTGAACACACCCTTAAGGTTGGTATCGATCACCGCATCCCAGTCTTCGGCGCTCATCATCATAATCAGCTTGTCGCGAGTGATGCCGGCGTTATTGATCAGATAATCTACCGAGCCGAACTCGGCTTTGACCGCTTTAACCATCTCTTCCGCGGCCTTCG encodes the following:
- a CDS encoding ATP-binding protein, producing the protein MSDPNGFSDLILVLGDEAKSASALERLLKVAGYNAIAINSFDLARAHLAARAASLIVVDLSASRLTGPLIETGDDDSGTSLGRLKWAAEAMSFCNDVRAVKATAELPILILSKSQRAQDKVACLNNGASAYIVKPYQRGELLSSVRLHLRAWRNERERTERFEQLNVLHAVSSVLSSSLEPDVLVQATLSVLVKNLSVDAGVGYLRSAGNQAVAVVASEGFSATEECVSSLLDLYSRTAPLMDDKHLLLEPLPPSARRGLAGEILNDVRSMVCAPVGLKGKTIGAICLFTRNQNSLPRQQAELLATICNQLSVALENARLYVETKKSAAQLSFVYNLGNNLMTSLEMDELLGYAVFTVGKSLECDVCAVVVRANSEDEEPVSAIYSRLHGEDHGSDDWYNAERVRAYLDRADFAIQSAIETRVAERFLTNPRISIETVVPLMFDDRLMGLLICASRKPRSINSDDQKLLGAVAQQLSLAIRNTELYQRTKDTSINLAVEVSRRTREIEEQKRFTEKIIDSLPVSLYVVDRDMRIVAWNRNREVGGQGMSRDAVLGRNVFHVLARQPRRILEDEFTEVFRSGDMVRVEQESWIDNQKKTWKISKIPMRVDNCEVTHVITVGEDVTDQKKMNEAVIHAEKLASIGRLAAGVVHELNNPLATIAACAEALNVRVEEIESQGLSQDFGEYLQIIRDEAFRCKTITNSLLEFSHQRQAEKHSSDINQIIERTLHLVKHHPKIGNMHVVKELDARLPLVYVNEGQMKQVFIALISNAYDAMEHGGRITIRTRWQDCENERAVAVEFEDSGCGIPASHLQKIFDPFFTTKPLGRGTGLGLSVCYGIVSEHGGKMEVDSTEGVGSTFRVLLPVSPEVQSEQAPKVVTDPILEMESTL
- a CDS encoding sigma-54 dependent transcriptional regulator, which translates into the protein MSSNASIKLLIAEDEKNLGIVLQKELQRLGHQVTLVHDGEAALRAARESEFDVALLDIMMPVIGGIEVLRELRQQEQPPEVLMMTGHATVETALQAMKLGAYDYLTKPCHIRELEAIINKAYEKRQLRQENLILQSRLTYKEKAPDIVVKSQRMIEIMSVVRKVAASNAFVLVTGESGTGKEIVANTVHNFSPRRNGPFIDISCAAIQETLLESELFGYESGAFTGARQRKLGLLELAHGGTLFLDEIGEMNLTLQAKLLRVLETQTFFRVGGTKKVSVDVRFIAATNRNLDEYVAEGKFRGDLLFRINNFMIHLPPLRERPEDISSLAEHFLARTTGGRGVSIMDDAMELLNNYHWPGNVRELRNVIERAVILSGSDIITPDDLPLELRAHRPMLLESEDLGLGAGGSLDELRRKQILTVLEQTGWHQGRASEILGISPSTLYRQLKSYGLTRSRRLTT
- a CDS encoding trypsin-like peptidase domain-containing protein is translated as MDEVNRSAAFSRPTAPLNAPPVRQPRSKKLTIVGLTLGIGLLVVVVGILQARGHRGAGKPPELPPSLAAVSNNAPSPTELSRSFREVIRTVKDAVVFINVVETVSQADAPENFFGLPMPKGQQQREGAGSGFIATEDGYILTNNHVIRNASKIEVTLADGRRFKADVVGKDAATDIAVIHINTSGLPVARLGNSDEVQQGDWVLALGSPFGLQQTITAGIVSATGRELGASQYNKYIQTDAPINPGNSGGPLVNMQGEVIGVNTLIFTGGQSFFGQGGNIGIGFAIGANAVRDVFGKLVTSGKVSRGYLGVQVVPLDEARAHAAGLEPGSAVFVSGVPDPNSPAGKAGIRAGDVITAFNGQKVKAPRELTDLVAATPVGTKARVEYLRDGQAQSAAVELVERPDDLTARQSNPDNDNNDDDQPQGEQPKGRLGVFAQTVTPDIASRLNLKTQSGAIVMQVAPGSAAERAGILHGDVIHKVDRTEITSVEELSKAVSELKPGQYQIEVERKGKMVYPLVTIE
- the fabG gene encoding 3-oxoacyl-[acyl-carrier-protein] reductase, whose amino-acid sequence is MSEFEGRAAIVTGGSRGIGRAIVEELARRGAAVAFSYSRNQEMADQVVAAVEAAGGRARAFQADVTDAKAAEEMVKAVKAEFGSVDYLINNAGITRDKLIMMMSAEDWDAVIDTNLKGVFNVTKPAVAIMVRQRRGAILNISSISGVVGMAGQTNYSASKAGLIGFTKALAKEVARRSVTVNALALGLIETDMTVGLAEEYKQKMLEQIPLGRYGSAGEVARVAAFLLSEDARYITGQVIQADGGLAI